The following are encoded together in the Dyella terrae genome:
- a CDS encoding ESPR-type extended signal peptide-containing protein gives MNKIYRIVWNATTCRWVVASEMATGRKKSGSASVSKIGAGLFAIGMGISGISLWPSAAMAAGICVTNGGSPKALDSNSGVTNTCGATPGWWDGTNQANDNASQIYAGNTQFDLNGTKQTITLAPNQTSMLTMSAVGNNVLLNGVAAGAINGSSVQGVNGSQLFNTAFTTASALGTTLGTNGAINAPSYALTNANTIAGTSGAATDVGTGFGKVDAALGTLNTNIGAVTTTVNNITNGGGIKYFHTNSTAADSQNLSSNTIAIGGGAVAGVSVSSSTGAGAMAIGNNANAASANSIALGTNAVANNYAAPEGNNLISIGTNATTSYGHSIAIGGNASASPSPNGSNGLGYATALGDGAAANVTGGTAVGANAAVTKDYSTALGGWATASGNASTAVGNSALASGSGSLAMGGASATNNNAVALGQGSQSSAANSVALGAGSTTTANLTLSAYNPGSAVLSGTASTVNGEVSIGKSGSERRLTNLAAGSAPTDAVNVSQLQSQDAEVDNLGATTATALGGGASYNATTGAISAPSYALTNANSITGTSGAATDVGTGFTKVDAALGKLNTNIGAVTTTVNNITNGGGIKYFHTNSTAADSQAIGSETIAIGGGAVAGSAATLPSGALAIGSNALSPAANSIAIGTNAKIGTSIYPNTADLIALGTNAQASYGHSIAIGGNASASPSPNGSNGFGYAVALGDSSTANAIGATAVGANTVVSADNGTALGVGAKASATNSVALGANSTTTTDLTKAGYNPGSAALSGAASTANGEVSIGKSGSERRLTNLAAGSAATDAVNVSQLQSEDGKVNQQGTTTASALGGTSAYNSTTGAISAPSYALTNANSIAGTTGAATDVGTGFGKVDAALGTLNTNIGAVTTTVNNITGGGGIKYFHANSTAADSVTNGVETIAIGGGAVAGTGNLTPGAMAIGSGAFSGAANSIAIGTGAAATVAAYHTQTQNLIAIGANATASYGHSVAIGGNASAGQLSDGPDGLGYATALGDGATANVVGGTAVGANTVVSANYGTALGIGATVSGVNGTATGTGANASGQNSSAFGSNANAAGTYSLAMGGGASASNNESVAVGYASTSSGNFGTALGYATNAAGDRSVALGSQASVAAGTNLSMALGRQSAATANNAVALGSNAVADRDNTVSVGSAGAQRQIVNVAKGVQGTDAVNVSQLTPVVSALGGGAAIDPTTGAVTGPSYALTNANSINGTTGAATDVGTGFGKVDAALGKLNTQVTNTNTLATNTNRYFKAGGLNDGTDNAAISGASVGIGANAKAYGTASGYNPTSYQNSVAIGNTATTQGGGAIAIGDHANANFTNIAIGAGADVSGGQP, from the coding sequence ATGAACAAGATTTACCGCATTGTTTGGAACGCCACTACGTGCCGTTGGGTCGTCGCCTCCGAAATGGCCACGGGCCGCAAAAAGTCCGGCTCGGCGAGTGTGAGCAAAATAGGCGCAGGTCTATTCGCTATCGGTATGGGCATCAGCGGCATTTCGCTATGGCCCAGCGCCGCCATGGCTGCCGGTATTTGCGTCACCAACGGTGGCTCCCCTAAAGCGCTCGATAGCAATTCGGGCGTTACCAACACCTGCGGAGCGACGCCGGGCTGGTGGGACGGTACCAACCAGGCGAATGACAACGCTTCACAGATATACGCGGGCAATACGCAGTTCGACCTCAACGGAACCAAGCAGACCATCACGCTTGCGCCGAACCAAACATCGATGCTGACGATGAGCGCCGTGGGTAATAACGTTCTTCTGAACGGTGTGGCCGCCGGTGCGATCAACGGCAGCAGCGTGCAGGGTGTCAACGGCTCGCAGTTGTTCAATACGGCCTTCACGACAGCATCTGCCCTGGGCACCACGCTGGGCACCAACGGCGCGATCAATGCGCCGAGCTATGCGCTGACCAACGCCAACACCATCGCCGGCACCAGCGGTGCGGCCACCGACGTGGGCACGGGCTTCGGCAAGGTCGATGCGGCGCTGGGTACGCTCAACACCAATATCGGCGCAGTCACCACTACGGTGAACAACATCACCAATGGCGGCGGCATCAAGTACTTCCACACCAACTCCACGGCGGCCGATTCGCAGAACCTGAGCAGCAACACCATCGCGATTGGCGGCGGTGCGGTCGCCGGCGTAAGCGTTTCCAGTTCTACCGGAGCGGGCGCTATGGCCATTGGCAATAATGCCAACGCCGCTTCAGCGAACTCCATTGCCCTCGGCACCAATGCGGTCGCCAATAACTACGCTGCTCCTGAAGGGAACAACCTGATTTCGATTGGCACCAATGCCACCACGAGCTACGGTCACAGCATAGCCATCGGCGGTAACGCCAGTGCGTCGCCGTCTCCGAATGGCTCGAATGGGCTAGGCTACGCGACCGCACTGGGTGATGGCGCCGCCGCCAATGTGACTGGTGGCACGGCCGTGGGTGCGAACGCCGCGGTGACGAAAGATTACTCCACCGCACTGGGTGGCTGGGCCACTGCCAGCGGCAATGCCTCCACCGCCGTGGGCAACTCCGCCTTGGCATCGGGCTCAGGCAGCCTGGCCATGGGCGGTGCCAGCGCGACAAACAACAATGCCGTGGCCCTTGGTCAGGGAAGCCAGTCCAGTGCCGCCAATTCAGTAGCGCTGGGCGCCGGTTCCACCACCACGGCCAACCTGACCCTCTCCGCCTATAACCCCGGCAGTGCTGTGCTGTCGGGCACCGCTTCAACGGTCAACGGCGAAGTCTCGATCGGCAAATCCGGCAGCGAGCGCCGCTTGACCAACCTCGCCGCGGGCTCGGCGCCGACCGATGCGGTCAACGTGAGCCAGTTGCAGTCGCAAGACGCCGAGGTGGATAACCTCGGTGCGACGACGGCGACGGCCCTGGGTGGCGGCGCGAGCTATAACGCCACCACCGGCGCGATCAGCGCGCCGAGCTATGCGCTGACCAACGCCAACTCCATCACCGGCACCAGCGGTGCGGCCACCGACGTGGGCACGGGTTTCACCAAGGTCGATGCGGCGCTGGGTAAGCTCAACACCAATATCGGCGCAGTCACCACTACGGTGAACAACATCACCAATGGCGGTGGTATCAAGTACTTCCACACCAACTCGACGGCGGCCGATTCGCAGGCCATTGGCAGCGAGACGATCGCCATTGGCGGTGGTGCGGTTGCGGGTTCTGCTGCCACTCTCCCTTCGGGGGCGCTGGCCATAGGTAGCAACGCGCTCTCTCCTGCAGCGAACTCTATCGCGATCGGCACCAATGCAAAGATTGGTACCTCCATTTACCCCAACACGGCCGACCTGATTGCGCTGGGTACCAATGCTCAGGCGAGCTACGGTCACAGCATTGCCATCGGCGGTAACGCAAGTGCATCGCCGTCTCCGAATGGCTCGAATGGGTTCGGGTACGCGGTCGCTCTGGGTGATAGCAGCACCGCCAATGCGATTGGTGCCACGGCCGTGGGCGCGAACACCGTTGTGTCGGCGGACAACGGCACCGCGCTGGGCGTGGGCGCCAAAGCCTCGGCTACCAATTCGGTGGCACTGGGTGCCAATTCCACCACCACGACCGACCTGACCAAGGCGGGCTACAACCCGGGCAGCGCTGCGCTATCGGGCGCTGCTTCGACCGCCAATGGCGAAGTCTCCATCGGTAAGTCGGGTAGCGAACGTCGTCTGACTAACCTGGCTGCCGGTTCGGCGGCGACTGACGCAGTCAACGTCAGCCAATTGCAGTCCGAAGACGGCAAGGTCAACCAGCAAGGCACGACCACAGCTTCGGCCCTGGGCGGCACCTCTGCCTACAACAGCACCACCGGCGCGATCAGCGCGCCGAGCTATGCGCTAACCAACGCCAACAGCATCGCCGGCACCACCGGCGCGGCCACCGACGTGGGCACGGGCTTCGGCAAGGTCGATGCGGCGCTGGGTACGCTCAACACCAATATCGGCGCAGTCACCACTACGGTGAACAACATCACCGGCGGTGGCGGCATTAAGTATTTCCACGCCAACTCGACGGCGGCCGATTCCGTGACCAATGGGGTCGAGACGATCGCCATCGGCGGCGGCGCGGTCGCCGGCACTGGCAACCTGACCCCCGGGGCCATGGCCATTGGCAGCGGCGCCTTTTCCGGCGCAGCAAACTCCATCGCCATTGGCACCGGTGCAGCGGCTACGGTCGCTGCTTACCATACCCAAACGCAAAACTTGATTGCGATCGGTGCCAATGCCACGGCGAGTTACGGCCACAGCGTTGCCATCGGCGGTAACGCCAGTGCGGGGCAGCTCTCGGATGGCCCGGATGGACTGGGCTACGCGACCGCACTGGGTGATGGCGCCACCGCCAACGTGGTCGGTGGCACGGCCGTGGGCGCGAACACCGTGGTGTCGGCGAACTACGGCACCGCGCTGGGTATCGGTGCCACTGTCAGTGGCGTGAACGGCACGGCGACTGGCACGGGCGCCAATGCCTCGGGGCAAAACAGTTCGGCATTTGGCAGCAACGCCAACGCCGCCGGAACGTACAGCTTGGCGATGGGCGGTGGTGCCAGTGCCTCTAACAATGAATCGGTTGCCGTAGGTTATGCCTCGACCTCGAGTGGTAACTTCGGTACGGCCCTTGGCTATGCAACCAATGCGGCGGGCGATCGCTCTGTGGCGCTGGGCTCCCAGGCGTCGGTCGCGGCCGGAACCAACCTGAGCATGGCGCTGGGCCGTCAGTCGGCCGCCACCGCCAACAATGCCGTGGCGCTGGGTTCCAACGCGGTGGCCGATCGGGACAACACCGTCTCGGTGGGCAGCGCGGGCGCGCAGCGTCAAATCGTGAACGTGGCCAAGGGCGTACAGGGCACTGATGCGGTGAACGTCTCGCAGCTCACCCCGGTGGTGAGTGCACTGGGCGGCGGCGCGGCCATCGACCCCACTACGGGCGCGGTCACCGGCCCGAGCTATGCGCTCACCAACGCCAATAGCATCAACGGCACCACCGGCGCAGCCACCGACGTGGGCACGGGCTTCGGCAAGGTGGATGCGGCATTGGGCAAACTCAACACGCAGGTAACCAACACCAACACGCTGGCAACCAACACCAACCGCTACTTCAAGGCGGGTGGTCTGAATGATGGCACGGACAATGCTGCGATCAGCGGTGCATCTGTAGGCATTGGTGCCAACGCCAAGGCATACGGCACAGCTTCTGGATACAACCCCACCAGCTACCAGAACTCTGTGGCCATCGGCAACACCGCGACCACACAGGGCGGGGGCGCCATCGCCATCGGTGACCATGCTAACGCCAATTTCACCAACATCGCGATCGGCGCAGGTGCTGACGTTTCCGGGGGGCAACCGTAA
- a CDS encoding LysR substrate-binding domain-containing protein — protein MQDLNDMIFFAEVAERGGFAAASRVLGVPKSRLSRRIAELERGLGVLLLQRTTRKLSLTPVGEMYLRHCRDMRDAAVAATEVIAQLQGTPSGTVRITCPVTLARTTIGPLLLRYMALYPDVHLDVRLIDRPVNLVEEGVDIAIRVRSAIEDSVMLAVKQLNVIHPLLVISPAQLERQGPVRDPADLLRIDTLDRGSDDNQNVWRLMNPDGHIQIVRHMPRLIMRDLPLLKKAAVSGLGAAMLPDYMLHAELANGTLIEPLRNWKGLTNIVYALFSPRSALMPAVRKLIDFLYEHAANVVPTEDDPRP, from the coding sequence ATGCAGGACCTCAACGACATGATCTTCTTTGCCGAAGTAGCCGAACGTGGTGGATTCGCCGCGGCAAGTCGCGTGCTGGGAGTTCCGAAATCACGCTTATCACGGCGCATCGCCGAACTCGAACGCGGACTGGGTGTGTTGTTGTTACAACGCACCACGCGAAAGCTATCGCTAACCCCCGTCGGCGAAATGTACCTGCGACATTGCAGGGATATGCGCGATGCCGCAGTCGCGGCAACAGAAGTCATCGCGCAGCTACAAGGCACGCCGAGCGGCACGGTGCGCATCACGTGTCCCGTCACGCTGGCGAGAACCACCATAGGTCCCTTGCTGTTGCGGTATATGGCGCTGTATCCAGACGTGCATCTCGACGTGCGACTCATCGACCGGCCAGTCAACCTGGTGGAAGAAGGGGTTGATATTGCGATACGCGTGCGATCCGCGATCGAAGATAGCGTCATGTTAGCCGTCAAACAGCTAAACGTGATTCATCCCTTGCTGGTGATCAGTCCTGCGCAACTGGAGCGTCAAGGGCCGGTACGCGATCCGGCTGACCTGTTGCGGATCGATACGCTCGACCGAGGCTCGGATGACAATCAAAATGTATGGCGACTCATGAATCCTGACGGCCATATCCAGATAGTGCGGCACATGCCACGTCTCATCATGAGGGATCTACCCTTACTAAAAAAAGCCGCGGTGTCCGGTTTAGGTGCCGCGATGTTGCCGGACTACATGCTTCACGCTGAACTGGCCAATGGGACGCTGATCGAACCACTACGCAACTGGAAAGGGCTGACGAACATCGTCTATGCGCTGTTCTCCCCTCGCAGCGCGCTTATGCCGGCGGTTCGCAAGCTCATCGATTTCCTATATGAGCATGCAGCAAACGTCGTTCCCACGGAGGACGATCCGAGGCCGTAA
- a CDS encoding response regulator transcription factor yields MRVIIADDHPAVLLGLAEMLRYRGATFRVEAEAHCGKDLLDKLKCNPCDLLITDFSMPNEADSDDGLALLRKLRSNYPKLPILVLTMIDNAELIHSTMRLGIQGVVNKAAVATELFTAIDTVMEGRPYMSERTRQQLLEFSSGRRGGLLSNREIEVIRLLASGLTVSELARRSNKSVTTISSQKRAAMKKLGLSSEVQLFEYARTQGLV; encoded by the coding sequence ATGCGTGTAATCATTGCAGATGATCACCCCGCCGTACTGTTGGGGCTTGCGGAGATGTTGCGCTACCGCGGAGCCACCTTCCGGGTAGAAGCCGAGGCACATTGCGGCAAGGATTTGCTCGACAAGCTCAAATGTAACCCGTGCGATTTGCTGATCACTGACTTCAGCATGCCCAACGAGGCGGACTCCGACGACGGTCTGGCATTGCTGCGAAAGCTACGCAGTAACTACCCTAAACTCCCGATCCTGGTTCTCACCATGATCGACAATGCCGAGTTGATTCATAGCACCATGCGGCTCGGCATACAGGGCGTTGTCAACAAAGCGGCGGTGGCCACTGAGTTGTTCACCGCCATCGATACGGTCATGGAAGGACGGCCGTATATGAGTGAGCGAACGCGTCAGCAATTGCTGGAATTTTCTTCGGGGCGACGCGGTGGCCTGTTGTCAAACCGCGAGATAGAGGTCATTCGCCTCCTGGCGAGTGGACTAACCGTATCGGAACTTGCCCGTCGCTCAAATAAATCGGTGACCACCATCAGTTCGCAGAAGCGAGCGGCCATGAAAAAGCTTGGCTTGAGCAGTGAAGTACAGTTGTTCGAGTATGCGCGCACTCAGGGTCTCGTCTAA
- the infA gene encoding translation initiation factor IF-1 gives MAKDDVIEMEGTVQETLPNTMFRVQLENGHVITAHISGRMRKHYIRILTGDKVKVEMTPYDLTKGRITYRMK, from the coding sequence ATGGCCAAAGACGACGTCATCGAAATGGAAGGCACGGTCCAGGAGACCCTGCCCAACACCATGTTCCGCGTGCAGCTGGAAAACGGCCACGTCATCACGGCCCATATTTCCGGCCGCATGCGCAAGCATTACATCCGCATCCTCACCGGCGACAAAGTGAAGGTGGAGATGACCCCGTACGACCTGACCAAGGGCCGTATCACCTACCGCATGAAGTAA
- a CDS encoding polyhydroxyalkanoic acid system family protein, whose product MPKIDIHRPHQLSVAEARAVVDKVAARMQEKFGMEGQWQGDTLRFARPGVNGSIAVGSEAIQVTAELGMMLAPLKGMVEQEIRRKLDEHFG is encoded by the coding sequence ATGCCCAAGATCGATATCCACCGCCCGCACCAGCTCTCCGTGGCCGAGGCTCGTGCGGTGGTCGACAAAGTGGCGGCGCGCATGCAGGAAAAGTTCGGCATGGAGGGACAGTGGCAAGGCGACACGCTGCGCTTCGCTCGCCCGGGCGTGAACGGCAGCATTGCCGTGGGCAGTGAAGCCATCCAGGTGACCGCCGAGCTCGGCATGATGCTCGCGCCGCTGAAGGGCATGGTCGAGCAGGAGATCCGTCGCAAGCTCGACGAGCACTTCGGCTGA
- a CDS encoding FHA domain-containing protein, whose translation MRIEFPNSPREDFHWDGPALRIGSAPDNDLILAAHQTGAYHLRIQLDRRGWILQVLPQGNRIYVNARPVREKALLRAGDVLSVGDCRMLLRAEEGPAHNLPVTVPAEGRCTVALRAVAGPLSGRVLSLQEKLELGPHGRIPLELPQGETASLAVFWRDGQLMLEAGQQSTRYPLRVNGVPVTQATLRPGDQVGLGMHRFVVDAPGLEPEPEIAAPEPEKQHLPEEDAGPRGEVWWLIATAAVLALGIAVVLLVRF comes from the coding sequence ATGCGCATCGAGTTTCCCAATTCGCCCCGCGAGGACTTTCACTGGGACGGCCCTGCGTTGCGCATCGGCAGTGCGCCGGACAACGATCTGATTCTCGCCGCGCATCAGACGGGCGCGTACCACCTGCGCATCCAACTGGATCGTCGCGGCTGGATACTTCAGGTGCTTCCGCAAGGCAATCGCATCTACGTCAACGCGCGCCCAGTGCGCGAGAAGGCGTTATTGCGCGCGGGCGACGTCCTCAGCGTGGGCGATTGCCGCATGTTGTTGCGGGCCGAAGAAGGGCCTGCGCACAACCTGCCCGTGACGGTGCCGGCCGAAGGGCGCTGCACGGTAGCTTTGCGTGCCGTGGCGGGGCCGCTTTCCGGTCGCGTACTGTCGCTGCAGGAGAAGCTGGAACTGGGCCCGCACGGACGTATCCCCCTCGAATTGCCGCAAGGTGAGACGGCGTCGCTGGCGGTGTTTTGGCGTGACGGTCAACTGATGCTGGAGGCAGGGCAGCAGTCCACGCGTTACCCGCTACGCGTGAATGGCGTACCCGTAACGCAGGCGACTCTGCGGCCCGGCGACCAGGTCGGCCTCGGCATGCATCGTTTCGTGGTCGATGCCCCGGGCTTGGAGCCCGAGCCGGAGATCGCGGCCCCTGAGCCCGAGAAGCAACATCTGCCCGAGGAAGACGCCGGTCCACGTGGCGAGGTCTGGTGGCTGATTGCCACGGCGGCCGTGCTGGCGCTGGGTATTGCAGTGGTTTTGTTGGTGCGCTTCTGA
- the serC gene encoding 3-phosphoserine/phosphohydroxythreonine transaminase: MSRLWNFSAGPAALPQPVLERAQRELLDWQGCGASVMELSHRGKLFMGLAQQAEADLRDLLAIPQNYAVLFLQGGATQHFAQIPMNLASEGDSADYVVTGHWGEKAASEAAPYVRVSVAASSKNESYLRVPPRETWQLDPCAAYVHYTPNETIHGVEFHDIPDVGDVPLVADMSSDILSGPVDVSKFGLIYAGAQKNIGPSGLVILIVRRDLLERASRPMARIFRYADHAANDSMLNTPNTWGWYLAGLTFQWLKEQGGLAAMRERNLAKAALLYDAIDGSGGYYRNPIEHASRSRMNVPFTLHDSALDADFLKESEAAGLLALKGHKAIGGMRASIYNAVPPEAVQVLVAFMQDFAKRHG; this comes from the coding sequence GTGAGCAGACTCTGGAATTTCAGCGCCGGCCCAGCCGCGCTGCCGCAACCGGTACTCGAACGCGCCCAGCGCGAGCTGTTGGACTGGCAAGGTTGCGGTGCCTCGGTGATGGAGCTTTCCCATCGCGGCAAACTGTTCATGGGGTTGGCGCAGCAGGCCGAGGCCGATCTGCGGGATCTGCTGGCGATTCCACAGAACTACGCCGTGCTATTCCTACAGGGCGGGGCCACCCAGCATTTCGCCCAGATCCCCATGAATCTGGCGAGCGAGGGCGACAGCGCGGATTACGTCGTCACCGGTCACTGGGGTGAAAAGGCCGCCAGTGAAGCGGCTCCGTACGTCAGGGTGAGTGTGGCAGCCAGCAGCAAAAACGAGAGCTACTTGCGAGTGCCGCCACGCGAGACGTGGCAGCTCGATCCGTGTGCGGCCTACGTACACTACACGCCGAACGAAACCATCCACGGCGTGGAATTTCATGACATTCCGGATGTCGGCGACGTGCCGCTGGTGGCGGATATGTCATCGGACATACTCTCCGGCCCCGTCGACGTGTCGAAGTTCGGCCTGATCTATGCCGGCGCGCAGAAGAACATCGGCCCCTCGGGCCTAGTGATCCTGATCGTGCGCCGCGACCTGCTTGAACGTGCCTCGCGCCCGATGGCGCGCATCTTCCGCTACGCCGATCACGCAGCGAACGATTCCATGCTCAACACGCCCAATACGTGGGGCTGGTATCTGGCTGGCCTGACCTTCCAATGGCTCAAGGAGCAGGGCGGGCTGGCGGCAATGCGCGAGCGAAACCTGGCGAAGGCCGCGTTGCTATACGACGCGATCGATGGCTCCGGTGGCTACTACCGCAATCCGATCGAGCATGCCTCGCGCTCGCGCATGAATGTGCCATTCACCCTGCACGATAGCGCGTTGGACGCCGATTTCCTCAAGGAATCGGAGGCGGCTGGCCTGCTCGCACTCAAAGGGCATAAGGCGATTGGCGGCATGCGCGCCTCGATCTACAACGCGGTGCCGCCCGAAGCGGTGCAGGTATTGGTGGCCTTCATGCAGGACTTTGCCAAACGTCACGGATGA
- the pheA gene encoding prephenate dehydratase, with the protein MTDKKSSLSDVRERIDSIDQQIQQLISERAGWAQEVARVKGAGLSAIDYYRPEREAHVLRMVVDRNDGPLTDVEMVRLFREIMSSCLAQEDPLKVGFLGPEGTFSEQAVRKHFGHAAYGLPLGSIEEVFQEVAAGHADFGVVPVENSGQGMIQVTLDMFLTSEATICGEVELRVHQCLHSLNGKLEGIKRVYAHAQSLQQCKTWLRINLPGVECVAVSSNAEAARLARHADDAAAIAGETAGRVYGLKTVAQAIEDRADNTTRFLVIGRSLFPPSGNDRTSLLITVNDKPGALYHVLKPFAEHDISLNRIESRPAHSGKWQYAFFIDVSGHINDEPMQAAMKEMGEAAAQVRVLGSYPVALP; encoded by the coding sequence ATGACCGACAAGAAATCCTCGCTTTCCGACGTGCGCGAGCGCATCGACAGTATCGATCAGCAGATCCAACAGCTGATTTCCGAACGCGCCGGCTGGGCGCAGGAGGTGGCGCGCGTGAAGGGCGCAGGGCTCTCGGCGATCGACTATTACCGACCGGAGCGCGAGGCCCACGTGTTGCGCATGGTGGTCGATCGCAACGATGGGCCGCTTACCGATGTTGAGATGGTGCGGCTTTTCCGCGAAATCATGTCCTCGTGCCTGGCGCAGGAAGATCCCCTCAAGGTCGGCTTCCTCGGCCCCGAAGGCACGTTCAGCGAACAGGCTGTGCGCAAGCACTTCGGTCACGCCGCGTATGGGTTGCCGCTTGGCAGCATCGAGGAAGTGTTCCAGGAGGTCGCGGCGGGCCATGCCGATTTCGGCGTGGTGCCCGTGGAGAACTCCGGGCAGGGCATGATCCAGGTCACCCTGGATATGTTCCTCACCTCCGAAGCCACTATCTGCGGTGAGGTGGAACTGCGCGTCCACCAATGCCTGCATTCGCTCAACGGCAAGCTGGAAGGCATCAAGCGTGTCTATGCGCATGCGCAGTCGTTGCAGCAGTGCAAGACCTGGTTGCGCATCAATCTGCCCGGCGTGGAATGCGTCGCAGTGAGCAGCAATGCGGAGGCAGCGCGTCTGGCCCGCCACGCAGATGATGCCGCCGCTATTGCCGGCGAAACGGCCGGGCGCGTCTATGGTCTCAAGACCGTGGCGCAGGCCATCGAAGATCGCGCGGACAATACGACGCGCTTCCTCGTCATTGGGCGCTCGTTGTTCCCGCCTTCGGGCAACGACCGCACGTCGCTGCTCATCACGGTGAACGACAAGCCGGGCGCGCTCTATCATGTGCTCAAGCCGTTCGCCGAACACGACATCAGTCTTAACCGCATCGAATCCCGTCCCGCCCATTCGGGCAAGTGGCAGTACGCGTTTTTCATCGACGTGTCGGGCCACATCAACGACGAGCCGATGCAGGCCGCCATGAAGGAAATGGGCGAGGCCGCCGCGCAGGTGCGCGTGCTTGGCTCTTACCCGGTGGCGCTGCCCTGA
- the aroA gene encoding 3-phosphoshikimate 1-carboxyvinyltransferase has product MTRLDWTSHHARALKGSVRVPGDKSVSHRALMLGALAEGTSHIRGFLEGEDTRATAAVLQQLGVRIDAPADGERVVHGVGLHGLQGTTSLLDCGNAGTGMRLLAGLLAGQAFDSTLVGDESLSKRPMRRVTDPLASMAAKIDTQDGLPPLRIHGGQSLTGIAYTLPVASAQVKSALLLAGLYAQGATEVIEPHPTRDYTERMLAAFGWPIEFAPGRARLTGGHSLRATNVDVPADFSSAAFFLVAGSIVPGSELHLPAVGLNPRRTGLLQALRLMGADIRVENERESGGEPVGDLVVRYAPLHGIELPEALVPDMIDEFPALFVAATAATGKTVVRGAAELRVKESDRLASMAAGLRALGATIDEVPDGATIEGGPLGGGVIDSHGDHRIAMSFAVAGLIANGPVQIHDCGNVATSFPGFLELANGCGFDLR; this is encoded by the coding sequence GTGACCCGACTCGACTGGACCAGTCACCATGCCCGTGCGCTGAAAGGTAGCGTGCGCGTGCCGGGCGACAAATCCGTATCGCACCGCGCACTCATGCTGGGTGCGCTGGCCGAAGGTACTTCGCATATCCGTGGTTTCCTGGAAGGCGAGGACACGCGTGCGACCGCCGCCGTCCTTCAGCAATTGGGCGTGCGCATCGACGCGCCGGCTGATGGCGAGCGTGTGGTGCATGGCGTGGGCCTGCATGGCTTGCAAGGCACTACCTCGCTGCTCGATTGCGGTAACGCTGGTACAGGCATGCGTCTGCTCGCCGGCTTGTTGGCGGGGCAGGCGTTCGACAGCACGCTGGTGGGCGACGAATCGTTGTCTAAGCGCCCGATGCGTCGGGTAACCGACCCGCTAGCCAGCATGGCGGCAAAGATCGATACGCAGGATGGTCTTCCGCCGCTGCGTATTCATGGCGGCCAATCGCTTACCGGCATCGCGTATACATTGCCGGTGGCCAGTGCTCAGGTGAAATCGGCATTGCTGCTTGCTGGGTTGTACGCGCAGGGTGCGACGGAGGTGATCGAGCCGCACCCGACGCGCGATTACACCGAACGCATGCTGGCCGCGTTTGGCTGGCCTATCGAGTTCGCGCCCGGCCGCGCGAGGCTGACGGGTGGGCACTCGCTTCGCGCCACGAACGTGGATGTACCTGCGGATTTTTCCTCGGCTGCGTTTTTCCTGGTCGCCGGTAGCATCGTGCCAGGGTCCGAGCTGCATCTGCCGGCGGTGGGTCTCAATCCACGTCGCACTGGTCTGCTGCAAGCCTTGCGCCTGATGGGCGCGGATATCCGCGTGGAGAACGAGCGCGAGAGCGGCGGCGAGCCGGTCGGTGATCTCGTAGTGCGGTACGCGCCGTTGCATGGCATCGAACTGCCCGAGGCACTCGTGCCGGACATGATCGATGAATTCCCCGCACTGTTCGTGGCCGCCACCGCGGCCACGGGTAAGACCGTGGTGCGGGGTGCGGCGGAGCTGCGCGTGAAGGAATCGGATCGCCTTGCCAGCATGGCGGCGGGCCTGCGTGCACTCGGCGCCACCATCGATGAGGTGCCGGATGGCGCGACGATCGAAGGCGGCCCGCTGGGCGGTGGCGTCATCGACAGTCACGGGGATCACCGCATCGCCATGAGTTTTGCGGTGGCCGGGCTCATCGCCAACGGCCCGGTGCAGATCCATGACTGTGGCAACGTAGCGACCTCATTCCCGGGCTTCCTCGAGCTGGCGAACGGTTGCGGGTTCGACCTTCGCTAG